One window from the genome of Nicotiana sylvestris chromosome 9, ASM39365v2, whole genome shotgun sequence encodes:
- the LOC138878617 gene encoding uncharacterized protein, producing MTNSNGTPFQVLMLTKENYRNWCIQMKALLGVYDVWEPVEVEGYGAEDDVTFKKKDQKALTLIHQSLDDKMFEKVENPTTSKQAWEILQTYFKSLDKVKRVHLQTLIEQLESLRMKESESVLDYISRVLAIVNKMKRYESKNLDTMTIQVLTGSLQEHEEKLKKSKVELVEQSLQARA from the exons ATGACAAATAGTAATGGAACTCCATTTCAGGTTCTTATGCTCACCAAAGAGAACTATAGAAATTGGTGTATCCAGATGAAGGCTTTGCTTGGTGTCTATGATGTTTGGGAACCAGTAGAAGTCGAAGGTTATGGAGCGGAAGATGATGTTACCTTTAAAAAGAAAGATCAAAAGGCGCTCACTCTCATCCATCAAAGTTTGGATGATAAGATGTTTGAGAAGGTTGAAAATCCAACCACCTCAAAGCAAGCATGGGAGATTCTTCAAACTTACTTTAAAAGTTTGGATAAAGTGAAAAGAGTTCATCTCCAAACTTTAATAGAACAACTTGAATCATTGCGTATGAAAGAATCCGAATCCGTTTTAGATTATATTTCAAGAGTTTTGGCTATTGTTAATAAAATGAAGAGATATG AATCTAAAAATTTGGATACCATGACCATTCAAGTACTCACGGGTTCTTTGCAAGAACAtgaagaaaagttgaagaaatCGAAAGTCGAATTGGTTGAACAATCGTTGCAAGCAAGAGCATGA